From the genome of Leptodactylus fuscus isolate aLepFus1 chromosome 1, aLepFus1.hap2, whole genome shotgun sequence, one region includes:
- the GEMIN7 gene encoding gem-associated protein 7 isoform X1: MLPFTCGLEAVPLLYCRIAPGLYSRCIHRTLPDTSKTCHLHYADIPQEPALLPQVPIVRLPRPPSPSGRGFDPSSPRALAHCSSDAHQKIRSNLRLYFLRSLLASSGLPVTFTLYQRVTVSAERFNACDIEGHNFQVSNLQTPLGVQKEALIRGPDIISYSFHL, from the exons ATGCTTCCTTTCACGTGCGGTTTGGAGGCTGTGCCTCTTCTATACTGCAGGATAGCTCCTGGTCTATACAGCAGATGTATCCATAGGACTCTACCTGACACATCTAAAACGTGTCACCTCCATTATGCTGATATACCACAG GAACCTGCACTTCTTCCTCAGGTGCCCATTGTCCGTCTTCCACGGCCACCATCACCTTCTGGACGTGGTTTTGATCCATCCTCACCTCGAGCTTTGGCACACTGCAGCTCTGATGCCCATCAGAAAATTCGGTCTAATCTTCGCCTTTACTTCCTTCGCAGCCTTCTTGCCTCTTCAGGTCTTCCAGTCACATTTACACTTTACCAGCGTGTCACAGTATCAGCGGAGCGGTTTAATGCCTGTGATATAGAAGGACATAATTTCCAGGTCTCTAACCTGCAAACACCTCTAGGTGTGCAAAAGGAAGCTCTCATTCGTGGGCCGGATATTATCTCTTACTCCTTTCATCTGTAA
- the GEMIN7 gene encoding gem-associated protein 7 isoform X3, translated as MSERREPALLPQVPIVRLPRPPSPSGRGFDPSSPRALAHCSSDAHQKIRSNLRLYFLRSLLASSGLPVTFTLYQRVTVSAERFNACDIEGHNFQVSNLQTPLGVQKEALIRGPDIISYSFHL; from the exons ATGAGCGAAAGGaga GAACCTGCACTTCTTCCTCAGGTGCCCATTGTCCGTCTTCCACGGCCACCATCACCTTCTGGACGTGGTTTTGATCCATCCTCACCTCGAGCTTTGGCACACTGCAGCTCTGATGCCCATCAGAAAATTCGGTCTAATCTTCGCCTTTACTTCCTTCGCAGCCTTCTTGCCTCTTCAGGTCTTCCAGTCACATTTACACTTTACCAGCGTGTCACAGTATCAGCGGAGCGGTTTAATGCCTGTGATATAGAAGGACATAATTTCCAGGTCTCTAACCTGCAAACACCTCTAGGTGTGCAAAAGGAAGCTCTCATTCGTGGGCCGGATATTATCTCTTACTCCTTTCATCTGTAA
- the GEMIN7 gene encoding gem-associated protein 7 isoform X2, with the protein MSERRVSEPALLPQVPIVRLPRPPSPSGRGFDPSSPRALAHCSSDAHQKIRSNLRLYFLRSLLASSGLPVTFTLYQRVTVSAERFNACDIEGHNFQVSNLQTPLGVQKEALIRGPDIISYSFHL; encoded by the exons ATGAGCGAAAGGagagtgagt GAACCTGCACTTCTTCCTCAGGTGCCCATTGTCCGTCTTCCACGGCCACCATCACCTTCTGGACGTGGTTTTGATCCATCCTCACCTCGAGCTTTGGCACACTGCAGCTCTGATGCCCATCAGAAAATTCGGTCTAATCTTCGCCTTTACTTCCTTCGCAGCCTTCTTGCCTCTTCAGGTCTTCCAGTCACATTTACACTTTACCAGCGTGTCACAGTATCAGCGGAGCGGTTTAATGCCTGTGATATAGAAGGACATAATTTCCAGGTCTCTAACCTGCAAACACCTCTAGGTGTGCAAAAGGAAGCTCTCATTCGTGGGCCGGATATTATCTCTTACTCCTTTCATCTGTAA